The following is a genomic window from Mustela erminea isolate mMusErm1 chromosome 2, mMusErm1.Pri, whole genome shotgun sequence.
aatcagagtaggcagagaggcaggaggagaaagaggaggaagcaggttccctgctgagcagagagcccaactcagaggtcaatcccaagaccctgagatcatgacctgggccgaaggcagaggcttaacccactgagccatccaggtgcctcccccccacctttttaaagattttatttgagtgagtgagcccaggcatggagcctgatgtgggactctatttattatttgacagagagagagagcaagcacaagcagggggatggcaggcaaggaagaagcaggctccccactcagcaaggaccCCGACGCagatctcgatcccaggacccaggaatcacgacctgagccaaagcagcggcttcaccgactgagccccccaggcaccccaggacctgTACTTTTCTATCTACAATAGGCCCACCCACTCACACATGGTCCAAGACTCATATTCCTAAGAGTCTGGCTGGGAGGAAAAGCCACAAAGTGCTGACTAGCTCGTTAGTACCCAATTTTACACATGTTCATAAACTGGCTCCTGGACGCCCGAGGGTGCCTTTGGACTAAGCGATGTCCTGTGGACTCCTGGACACCAGGCAGCCTGTGCTCTGTAAGCAGGTGCGGGAGTGAAGAACAGACGGACTCCGGTGTGACTGGTGAGGTGCCCCTCTCAAGCTTTATTGAACCCCATCCCTGATTATTCTTCTAGAAAGTGGGGGGAGCTCTAGACCCCAGCAGCGCAGATGGGTCTGCAGGGGTCACCCAGGATGACTACTAGCACCACACACCCCCCAATTTTACTGGCTtatgagagggggaaggagctTCCTGAAATCTCCAGCtggtcaggggtgggggaagagggagccaGAAGGTGTGTGGGTGGCAGTGCCAGATCAGAGGCTTGCCTGGCTCCCCCAGCCCCGGTTCTCGAGACCAAGGGGCTTTATCTAGAATCTGTCTTGCACTGTGCAGACCAACTTCCAGTCCCCATTCCAAACAAGGCCCTGCCCTAATCTCTATTTAGAACCCTCAAGGACAACACAAGTGACCAGGAGAATTTCAGAACCCAAGGCCGCCTAGAGATAAGCTGCACAGGTAAGCATGTAAGTAGTCAGCAAACCaggccttgttttcttttctaagattttatttatttgccagagagagcaaaaaggagcacaagcagggggaacagcaggcagaagcagcaggctccccgctgagcagggagcccaaaggggacttgattccaggaccctgggattgtgacctgagctgaaggcagatgctcaactgactgagccacccaggtgtcccatcatcttattatttttttaaaaagattttatttattcatttgacagacagagatcacaagtaggcagagaggcaggcagagagaagggaagcaggctccctgctgagcagagatcccgatgcgggcccgatcccaggaccctgggatcatgacctgagctgaaggcagaggctttagcccactgagccacccaggcaccccttttttaaaagtttatttatatttggGGCTCCAGACGGgcccagttggtagagcatgcaactcttgatcttggggttgtgggttcaagccccatgttgggtgcagattacttagaaataaaatctcgGGACACCAGAGTGGcccagtcattgggcatctgccttcggctcaggtcatgatccggggtcacgggatagagtcccacatcaggccccttgctcagcggggagactgcttctccctctgcctgtccccctgcttgtgtgagcTCTCTTTGACAATaattaaataaactcttaaaaaaagataaaatctcaaataaactaaaatatttaaagtttattttttagtccTCTTAACACCCAGCACGGGTGGGGggtcaaacttacaaccctgagatcaaaaatTGCACgctctccccactgagccagttCAGCACTGccagctcttcttttcttttctttctcttaagttttatgtaagattttatttgtttatttatttgaccgagagagaaagagagcgcgcaCACGCACGCGCGTATgcacaagagatcacaagcagaaggagagggagaagcagacaccgtgctgaggaaggagcccaacgtggggctcaatcccaggatctcaggatcatgactggagccgaaggcagacgttcaactgagccacccaggtgcctcaggttttttttttttttttttaaatattgccagaaaatggggcacctgggtggcttagttggttgggcatttgccttgggctcaggtcaggatctcaggctccctgagagccaggatcaggcttccagctcagtgagaagtctgcttctccctctcccctgctcctccccactgcttgtgtgcatgctctctatttcaaataaaaagaatcttaaaaaaaaattagttatccCAATTTTTTTCGTAATTTGCCCTAATTACTACCtactttttaatataaagcaTTTTTGCAGTATGGATGTTAGGTACTAAAGCTATTTTCATATTCAGTGACTATATCATAGGGATATGCTAATTACTTATGGTACTACCCAGTGATTGCCCAACAGTATTAAATGTAGCTTACTTGTGCTTTCAGCTTCTAAATTCAGGAGTTCCTTAATTTATCGTCTATGAACCTCctgaataaaaagtataaatgtgCGACACTGCAGGTCCATGAAAGAGGAAAGTGCAGATTACatcatcagatttttatttttttgggtcagagagagagagagagagagaacttgtgaGCAGGCGAGTGGgcacacaagccgggggagcggCAGttcgagggagaagcaggctccccgctgaacaaggagcccaatgcgggactcaatccctggactctgggattctgacctgagcagaaggcagacgcttaacctactcagccacccaggtgcccctacatgatCAGACTTATGATACACAGCTATGAGAGAACATGACTACTCCGTTTGCCTCTAAGATCCAGGATAAATGACACAAAAGAAACCTAAGCTGGGTGCTCATTTGAGGTCTACTGCCTAGGAACATCAATTAATAACAATAGATTAAGATTCAAATCAAGATCAAAGCCTGCTGCACCTGCAAGACATCATTAGGATTCCATGCTGTTGGGTGAAAGAACAAAACCAACACCAGTCATTCACACACATGATTTAACTATGGACTTTGAGAGGTGAGAAACAAAATTCTGTGGAATAGTAGCTAAGCTTTTTCACATCCGAAAGGAGTTACTCCCAAGACACTTCTCCTTATCCCTACAATCATGAGCAATATAtctattttcaaacaaaaaaagaaatatgcaaagtcctttccagaagaaaagcttttccaataaaatttaaaatttttattaatatttaaattataaattaaatgttaGCAACCACTTACAGACATATTTGCTGTGGGCAAATTAAGATTCGGAGGGCCTACTTGCAAATACAGCTTCAGAATTAATTGCAATAAATCAATCCATCTTCTCAGAAATTGTATGATTTCCTTCGGTTTACAACCCATGATGTGCAAAGTAGAATATAACGTGAAATAACTTACCATCTACCCTAAAAGCTACAGAAAATGGAATCGCTATTAGGATCGAATAATAAGACTGGGACAGTTGGGcagtttttcttaatataaaatatagaaactcTGAAAAGGTAATACTGTTGGGTGAGCTGTAAAACCCATAAAAACAACAATTCTGCCACAGCGCACAGAGAAACGCCTTCAGGTTCCCCGACGCCCCAAGCAGCCAGCCCTCAGTTCAGCACTGGAGAGAGAAAGCCACACGTCCTTACGGGAGGTCATGCAAACAGTGGGAAACAAGTGTGCCAAAGACAAACACCCCGTCCTCCAACCTCGTGGAGGTCTACCAGCGGCCTCGCCGGCAGACTCAGCAGCCCCGGCCCTCGCAGCGGGCGTTCCCTGGCGGGCCGGCCGGCCGGCGGACTCAGATCTGAGGTGTCTCGCTGCAACAGGGAAAGTGGTCTTCGGTCCGAAACAGGACGGGCGGCTCGTAGCCGCTCTGCTGGGGCCTGCCGAAGGGCGCCTTGCTGAACAAGGAGGGCACGCTGATCGTGTGCAGCAGCTTCCTGAAGGCGCTGGGGAAAGCGCCCAGCTCGGCCTCCGCCCTGGCCACCTGCTCCTCCATCCTGGCCACGCGGGCGCCGATCATCCCCACGAAGGCCTCCAGCCGGTCGATCCTGCTGTAGACCCGCCGCATCTCCGCGGCCTTCGCGTAAATGCGAGGCACACCCTCACTGACGACGTGGGAGGAGTCCCCGCGCAGCATGTCCAGCATGCCCACGAACTCGTCCACTCTGGTGAGCAGGTCCTCCAGGCTGGCGTCCAGGGCCTCGACCTCCGGCCGCGCCCCGGCTCCCGGCAGCAGGCAGGCGGCGTAGCCCGCGGCGGCGCGGCGCAGCAGCGGCAGATCGCGGCCCGGCGCGCCCAGCTCCGACGCCTCGTCCTCCCACGGCCCCGAGGCGCTGCTGTGGCTCTGGGACACATTGCCGCTGTCCCCGCTCCACGCTGCTCCAGGGAGCTCGGCCTCGTCCTCCGCTGACTCCTCGCGCGGCGGCCCACGACCCGCGGCGCGACCCTCCATGGCCCGCCGCGGCCCGGATGCCCGCCCGACTTCCGGGCTCCCAGTTCTGCTTCCGGCTcctgcgcgcgcacgcgcgcccCCCAGCAACCGGCTTTTGCGCGCTCACGTACACGCACGCGCGCCGGTCTCCGTTTCCAGACCCTGGACGCTCGTCCGCGCGCGACGTGAACAGGGCTAGGTTAAGACGCGTGGGTCCTCACTGTATCTTTCGCGTGGTCACGCAATCAGGTAACCCCCATCgagatcaagatacagaacatgtCAAGGACCCATGAAGAGCTTCCCACTGTCCCTAGTTTCTTCTTGCTGCTCATACCGAaatcaaagagagaaataaacgAGTTCCTCAGAACCTTTCTCTTCTTGATGACTTTGAACGTTCTCatcttctttccactttttcccaaacacttggtattgtcaacATTTTcgtttttagccattctagtggatgTATAGTGAATGCTAGCTCATCGTGGTTTTAATAGGCATTTCCTGTTCAATAGTGAACTTTAGCACCCTTTTGTATATTTATTGGCCATGTGGATATTCCCTCTTCTGAAGTGCTGGCTCAAGTCTTGcccgtttttattttttatttttatttattttttaaaagattttatttatttatttgacagagatcacaagtaggcagagaggcaggcagatagagagagacagagagacaggaggaagcaggctccctgctgagcagggagcccaatgcggggctccatcccaggaccctgagatcatgacctgagcggaaagcagaggcttaacccactgagccacccaggtgccccattttaattttttaaaaaatattttatttatttacttgtcagatcacaaccagggggagtggcaggacgAGAGAGAAGcggttccttgctgagcaaggagcaatgtgggactcgatcccaggagtctgggatcatgaccccagctgaatgcagatacttaactgactgagccacccaggtgtcccatcttgCCAGTTTTTAAACTgagttatttgtcttttccttattgatctATAGACATCCTCAACACAGTTTGAATGTGAATCCTTTATTATCTATATCCCTTTAATAAATTCTAATTCATCAAACCAGGAATGTCTGGAGAGCTAAAGGGGACACTCAGGATACAAGATACaaatcattttgtgtgtgtgtgtgtgctgtatgATCTTTAATTAGCTATAGTCTTCCAATCAAGTCACCTAGGGACCATTTTACCCACTGCTCTGTTTGGTTGCCAGTCTCTTGTCTCTTTCTGGTGAGGTGGATACCCTTTCCCTGGGGAAGAGAAATCCAtggtttgttccctttgccaataacaaaaatgttaagAGAGTTGAGTGGCAAATCAGTTGCCATTGGCATCTTTCACGTGAACAGTATCTGAAGAAATagggtgtctctctctgttggtGACCAGTTCTTCCCAGGTTAGCACTGTGGTCACCCTACACAGCCAGTGTCGCACTTGTGAAATCAGTAATCTCTCCAGTCTCCCAAATCAATCTTAATGGTGTCATTCaccctgatgaggggctcaggACAGCGGATGGAGCAAGCATCATGAGTCACCAGATGAGGGATTTCTTTTGTCCCCACAAAGATCTTCCTCACTTTGCCCAATTTACACTTGACCTTCTCAGGTGTAATCCAATGAACAGCAAAGTGATCCTTGGTGTCATACATCAGATGGAATTTCTCCCCCAGTCTTGTCACTCTGATGATACCCATAAAACTAGTAGGATACATTATATCAGCTTGGATATTGCCATCATTCTTAATAAAATGCTGCACACAGATCTTTACTTCATCTCCTATTAGGGCATACTTAAGTCTGTTCCTTAGGAAAATGATTAAGAGGCAGACATTCTCTCAGCTTATGGGACCAGTAGACAGGTGAGGAGCAAACACACTGGTCAGTTTATCCAGCAGCCAATACTACCTGCTTCAGATAACCTTGGGACCACGAGCTGTGGCTGCACTAGGCAGGAGGCGAGCAAGATACAAAACCTTGGGCAAACCATATCACGTAATTATTATGGGACGATAAGGATCGTGTGAGGATCTTACGGATCATATGTCCAATGCCCAGTTTAGAGCAGCAGGTGGAAACTGACCTCAGAGATATGTGTTCGAGTTAGCCagcttgtccaaggccacagaaCAAGTAACTGGAGGGACTAGGAGCACCTAATGCAGGATGTTTCTGACTTCAAAACCTTTAGCACAAACAACCTCCATTCACTGTCATAATTACTATTACACTATCACCACTTATATCTGCTGGTGCtttggtatttgcaaatcacTTTCCTGCACATCACCTCACTTACATATCTTCCCATCGATGGATATTCAGGCTGGGATCACCGGTTTTTACTTAAAGACTGGAATACTGAAGCTCTAATCTGTGGCACTATTGTAAGCAGAATCCCTCCAAAGTTCAGCTAGTGGGACACTCACTGAACAAGCCTGCAAAGAGACTCTATCCATTCCACAATGGCATACTCTCGGTGCTCAAacattttttgttaaatgaatgttaAAGCTGAATTTTACTGGTCCCCTGCTATTTTTCAGGTCCTATAGGTGTTAAGGACAGAGACCAGAACCCACTGTCAAGGAGCCTCCAATAGACAGAGGCGCTTATATTTTATGAAAGGAGGccttatctctaaaatatttcctaaggCCCTACTTGTGTCCAGGCTGCCAAGaggggctgaggacagagccgAATCAGAAGTGGCCTTTTATCTTAGGTTGCTTACAGTCTGGTGAAGATGATGCAGGCAGGTTGGGTCCAAGAACCCAGAGGGAGTTCGGGGGTCCCTGCAGGACCAACTTTGCATGGGACAGAAATCAAACACAGGCCAGAGAAAGTAAATACAGTTTATTAAATAGTGTGAGAAACAGAATTTAGCAGACAGactgggagactcagaaaggaaaggagaatgagtcTCTTCCTGGCTTGGGTCTAGGGGTTCATATTGGAAAGGGATCTAGGGCAACTATTCCTTCAGGAATCCAAAGTAGGGTCCGATCAAAGGTGAGTGGCAGGTGAGTAATAGGTGTTATTCTATAAATCATTGAAGGTAGGGGTTACTGATGCCAGCATCTGCCAAGTCTTGTTCAAAGTTAACGTCCTGGGAACATGTTTGGGATCTGGCTCTTCTTAGATGTTATCAGGTGTTTGGGGGCCTAGGACAAAAATTCAGAGAATAGggtgtctgggcggctcagttgttaagtttctgccttcagcttaggtcatgattccagggtcttgggatcagtccagacatcgggctccctgctcggcaggaagcctgcttctcccactcccgtttcccctgcttgtactccctctctctttgtgtctctttgtgtcaaagaaataaattcttttttaaaaacctcagagAATGATTAACTCTCTTGTTCCCCATTTGAAGTGGGAACATCGCTTGTTTAGTTTAACTGGATGCAGAATACAGAACATAAGTACTTGTGGCCTAAACAAAAGCAACAGAGACAGGACCTTTCTAAAATGAGTCCTTTCAGTTACCCTACctaaaacagagaacaaaaacctaCTGACCAGAACAACCCAAGGCAGTGGGAGAAAAATCCGCCCAGGACAAAAAGCTGGGAGCAAGGGGTGAGAAAAGAGCAGTTAGAATCCTGGGTTTTTGGCAAGGGaagaagggcaaaaatgaactactgggacttcatcaagatcaaaagctttggcacagcaaaggaaacagttaacaaaaccaaaagacaactgacagaatgggagaagatatttgcaaacaacatattaggtaaagggctagtatccaaaatctataaagagcttatcaacctcaacacccaaagaacaaataatccaatcaagaaatggacagaggacatgaacagacatttctgcaaagaagacatccagatggtcaacagacacatgaaaaagtgctccacatcactcggcatcagggaactacaaatcaaaaccacaatgagataccaactcacaccagtcagaatggctaaaattaacaggtcaggaaatgacagatgctggcaaggatgcggagaaaggggaaccttcctacactgttggtgggaatgcaagctggtgcagccactctggaaaacagcatggaggttcctcaaaatgttgaaaatagaactgccctatgacccagcaattgcactattgggtatttaccctaaagatacaaacgtagtgatccggaggggcacatgtacccaaatgtttatagcagcaatgtccacaatagccaaactatggaaaaaatccagatgtccatcaacagatgaatgaataaagaagatgtggtatatatatacaatggaatactatgcagccaccaaaggaaataaactcttgccatttgtgatgacacggatggaactagagggtattatgcttagcgaaacaagtcaatcggagaaagacaactatcacatgatctctctgatatgaggaagtggagatgcaacacgggggtttgggggcaggaagggagggagacaaaccataagagactcttaatctcacaaaacaaactgagggttggtgggggagagggtggtggggttatggaaaTTGGGTAgatgtatgtgctatggtgagtgctgtgaagtgtgtaaacctggcaattcacagacctgtacccttggggctaataatacattatatgtttattaaaaaaaattaaataaaaaagaagaatcctGGGGTTTTGACTTAAGGGCCCTGtcccagaagaggaggaagcatgtgTGCTCATTAAGATGAGCAACTgtaggggcacctgcctggctcagtgggttgggcctctgcctttggctggagtcatgatctcgaggtcctggaaTCCGCCCTCATCCGCCCTGCATccggccctgcatcaggctctctcctcggcggggagcctgcttacccctctctctctctctgcctacttgtgatctctgtctgtcaaataaataaataaaatctttaaaaaaaaaaaaaaagaaaaaagaaaagaaagagtagacCCAAATGGCTCAGGTTCAAATTCTGACCATAAGCacgtgttttgttgttgttgcttttaggatttttatttatttatttgacagagagagagatcacaagcaggcagagaggcaggcagagagaggggggaagtaggctccccactgagcagagagcccaatgcggggctccatctcaggacccttagaccatgacctgacccacccaggcgccgccaTTAGAGAGGTTTTTAGCTCTATCAGCTTTTCTGTGAGGTTAAgtgaattaaagatttatttatttatttatttgacagagagcgatcacaaggagacagagaggcaggcagagagagagaggaagggaagcaggctccccgccgagcagagagcccgatgtgggactcgatcccacgaccctgagatcatgacctgagccgaaggcagcagcttaacgcactgagtcacccaggcgccccaggttaaGTGAATTAAACTAAGCACTTATAGTAGTGCGTGGCTGGATAGTAAGAGCTGTAAACATCAGCCTCTGATTTAAACACTAAGGAGGGAAAAttgctttcacttaaaaaaaaaaaaaaagtgaaagtaaaagCCTGGGTTGCCCTCACAGAGGATATTCGCGAGGTACCGGGACGATCCCAAAGGCTGattgggggcggggcggggacggAAGCTGGGGGCGGTGGGCGTGCGCGCGCCCGCGACAGAGGCCCATCAGTGTGCGCGCGCCCGCCACGGGTCTGTCCCTGTCACGGCCGTAAGGGGGCCGGGCCACGTCGTGAAAGTGCCGCAAACACCCCCACCGCCGGCGCCGGCCGGGAGTACCGCTTGTTGGCCGGGTGTAGGTGCGGGATCTGCTCCGGGTTCTTTCCCGGAGCGGCTCTGAGGAGGGAGGCGTAGGTAGTTCGGGAGCACTGTTGACACGCGGACGGCCGCAGGAACGGTTCATGCCCGCGCCCGTCCCCAGGGGCGCAGGCACGAAGAAGTGGCAGGACAGATGCAGCCCTTGGACATCGTCGAGCTGGCGGAGCCCGAGGAGGTGGAAGTGCTGGAGCCCGAGGAGGACTTCGAGAAGTTCCTCCTGCCCGTCATCAACGAGATGCGCGAGGACATCGCGGCCCTCACGCGGGAGCACGGCAGAGCCTACCTGCGGAACAGAAGCAAGCTGTGGGAGATGGACAATATGCTCATCCAGATCAAAACGCAGGTGGAGGCCTCGGAGGAGAGCGCCCTCAACCATCTGCAGAACCCCGGCGACGGCGTGGACGGCAGGGCGGCCAAGAGATGCGAGAAGGCCGAGGAGAAGGCCAAGGAGATCGCGAAGATGGCAGAGATGCTGGTGGAGCTGGTGCGGCGGATAGAGAGAAGCGAGTCGTCCTGAAGGAGCGCGGGCGGTgaggcggggcggcggcggggcctgGCCGTGCCACAGCCAGATTCAGTAGTGTCCTGGGTGGTCGTCCTGCTGCAGCAGTGAAGGTGAAGCTTCAGTTTCACGGAGTCCGAAATTGGGCAGGGGGAGCAAAGTTGAGGTTGAGAGGAAAATGGGTCCATGCTAGCTGGGACAGGTGCTAGAGCAGATAGTGATTTTTTGTGGCTCCTCCTGACTCCGCTGGTAATTAGAGAAACATTAGAATAACTTGGAGTTTGTCTTTGTGAAACTGAAAAGTTACCTCCGGAGGGACAGTTGTTGGAGGTAGAGCCGCCCGGGCACTGAGGAGGGTGGTGGCAGGGATGGGAAGAAAGCTTGGCCATTGAGCAAAATAGGGGCAGGTGAGAACAcgggaaagaaacag
Proteins encoded in this region:
- the BLOC1S4 gene encoding biogenesis of lysosome-related organelles complex 1 subunit 4, which produces MEGRAAGRGPPREESAEDEAELPGAAWSGDSGNVSQSHSSASGPWEDEASELGAPGRDLPLLRRAAAGYAACLLPGAGARPEVEALDASLEDLLTRVDEFVGMLDMLRGDSSHVVSEGVPRIYAKAAEMRRVYSRIDRLEAFVGMIGARVARMEEQVARAEAELGAFPSAFRKLLHTISVPSLFSKAPFGRPQQSGYEPPVLFRTEDHFPCCSETPQI
- the LOC116584850 gene encoding MORF4 family-associated protein 1-like; the protein is MQPLDIVELAEPEEVEVLEPEEDFEKFLLPVINEMREDIAALTREHGRAYLRNRSKLWEMDNMLIQIKTQVEASEESALNHLQNPGDGVDGRAAKRCEKAEEKAKEIAKMAEMLVELVRRIERSESS